TATGAAAATGGTGACAAACTTGGATTACTTTAATGCATATCCTTGGGGTAGGCGTTCTTTTGAGATGACAGTTGAGTTCCTTCTAAATGTTAACTTAAAGAAAAAGTATGCagaatggaagaaaaataatttcacatCTAAAGGTTATAGCTTGCAAGGATTCCATTGGGCTTTTATGGTAAGCTTAAATAATTTTATGGTGAGATAGATATTGAATTGATCATGACAGATTATGTATCGATCTGAAATTTAATTGGTCATAACAAGTTATGTATCGATCTGAAATGTATATACTAATATTTATTtagtactttttttattttcaatatagctTTCGAAGCAATTCCTATACTAAGAGAGACTTTTGGACAGCCATTGATAGAATCTCAATCTCCCTTGCCACTTTCAAAATTGCTCCGATGGTACGATAAAAAGAAGATACCcccaaattataaaataatgttATTAACAATGCAAAATAAAGAGGTGAATACTTAAGCTTGTTTGGTGCAATATTTCATTTTAGAAGTTTTTATTATTGTAGTTTTATTTaacaatttattttcttataggtTGTGGTGCATCCTACTTTGGTTCCTACTAATGTTGAgtcaaaaaaaatcatatttgattAATTGAGAGGATTTGAAAGATGAGGTGGATGAGAATATAGATCGGTTGACAAAAGTAGTTAGTGGTGTGACACGATTAGTTAACTCTTCTCTCGAAAGGCATGAGATTTCGGTAGCTATGAATCACGACGGACGTGAAACTGATATTAGAAGACAACCATCAAAGGGAGTtactgaaaatattaatttgagtGATTCGCCAAACAAACTTTGTTTTTGTGAAGGCACCATCTGGTGCATATAGAGTTCCGATATTTGTTTTCTTACTTGTACGTCCAAGTTGCGCTTTAGTTTGTAATATTGTTACTGTCTTTTTCACAAAAAAAGAGAATGTAACATCAAATTGAGCTTGActatttctttaaaattttaacaCCATTTTTCTCCAAATATAGCTTGTTGAAACCAACTTCAccaaaaagagaagagttttAGGACCTCAATAACACACAATCATATGCACATAGGGTAGATTGAGagtggaagaagaaaatagaagaaagaagaaaaaaagacgATGAAAGAGATTTTGAAAggcttttcttatttttgttttttattgttGATTTTGGACCAATTTGTAGTTCATAAAAGATGGGTACTAAtctgaaataataattaaattctaAATCACAACTAAATTAGAGTTTTTTATCTAATCTAAAAAGTGGGTCATTTCACTgagaaaaaaaacttaaaaccTTTTTAATTAGATAGAAGACTTAAATAGGTCTTTTAACCAAGAATCCCCTTATTTAGCGGCAGACTGCTGAAGAAAAGATGTTTGATAGTGGAGGGAAATTGaggaaattttattttgtggggtgTTTTGGATACTTGGAAAAGAACATAGGGTCACAATTACaatttcccttcttttttttttggggggggggggagagggAGTGGGTGGGGTTAAACAACTATATTAGTCGTTAGAGCATCATTTACAATAACTCGAGAAAATTTAGACTCCTAAAAAAtctcatataaaagtaaaagaGAAAATTTAGCTAGATTATAAGCTATCATATTTCATGTACAAGAGATATAAACAAAATTGATAAAGGAACTCATCAATTTCAATATATCCTTGTTCACATTGTCGATTATTAGCTCGAATGAAAAGAAAGATTGTCGAGAATCAATTGAAAATAACTTTTCTAGTCCATAAAAATAGGGAATAAGGTTGGTACATTTTAGTCTTTCGAGATATAACTTATGAGATTACCGtaaattgttattgttgttgcacAACTTTGATCTTAAAACATGTTTGGATGTTGAACATTGATGATATCCCAAGTTGTCAATTAAAGCAATTAAAAATCTCATTAATAATGAGAaatataaatggaattatcatctcagaatttaaaaataaattgtaaatgaaaATGAGAATTGAGATGTGATCTCATAAATAAAAGCTTTAATACATTGATATACTTGTCAAACAATTCCATCTATGAAATTACAATTGCGATTAATTTAATTGAGCATctaaacacataaaaatattttttatttaaaaattagctcaatttttttaaaagaaatactcTAATATTTATTAAGTAATTAAGTTAACCGCATAAAATATGTTATCTCCTTAAATTATACACATCAACTTCAATTAAAAAATGCATAGGgttttactatttattgagatctaaattatatataaatgctttcaaaatatttcttttagcaTACTCACAAATATTAGTAAAGATTGGGTTAAGATTTCAGTTTTATGGGTTCTTGATTTTAGAACAATGACTTCAATTGCTAATATACATTTGGATTCTAAATTTAATACGTgcacaaaataaatttattaacatgaatatattattatattcattttgaGTAAAAGTTATTTATTGAGTTTCGCCAAATCCATAACTAAGCTTCAgaaaacataaatttttataCCAATCACACCCTTgatcttttctcttctttttttttcccatGAAATAATCATTATACTTGCTCCTTAATTCACACGCCTTAATAAATATCCCCTAAAATACTCAATCATTTTCTACTAAGGCAACAAATTAAAAgccaaaatgttttttttttttaaaaaaaaacactttaTCTTTAAGTCCTAAAATTCTGCAAGTGCAAGCTACGCCAACATTTTATATCAAAAAATCCTTAAAAaaacactttcctttctttttggtaTTCGATATCTGTTTTGAAGTTCGATACTTCGATTAATTTGGATTCGAGCCGAAAAATTCTACTTTAGAGAGTAAAATATTCTCTATCAAAGGCGATTTCATACTCAAGATTCAAACTCGAAATCTCGaatcaagaataaataaatatttatcagtACTCCACCATTTATTTTGGTGGTGCATGATCACCCATTCCCCTATTACTATAACTATACTATATCATTTTGATAGCTCCCTTTTATCATCTTCTCGTCAAATTTTCAACACATATATacttcatttcatttttttcatgtatATTCAAATTAATTCTAGATGTGTCAACAACTTCAACAATATAATCACAACCAccacaaaaaaaaagtataccATACAATTCCTTGCTTCTAgtccaagttttttttttttttaatttgatcatatcattcatcatctcaataataataataaccctaCACAGTTATACTAATGAATTCATCATGAGCACTATTTTTCTTTGAATCAACAAAAGGGCTTTGAGGATTATTTTCTACCTCATGGCAAACCAGCAAGATTTGGCTGTTCATTTTCCAGCACAAATTATTGTAAGTTAATTTATCTTGTAATTTTTAAGGTATCccttttaaacaaaaaaaattatcgtTTCTCGATATGTACATTGTCATTATTGCACAGGAGTCATGTTAATCCTCTCTGTATCATTTTGAAGGACATATTTCTAAGGAACTTGCATCAGATTTTGAAATTCTTTCTTGGTTTTGCCATTTTGTTTAGTTCTTGGACTTTTTTGGTTCTTTTGTCAGTGGCAGAttcaatattatttaaaatttgttgatttttgtttcttattatacgtacatattttaatatttttttctcacatGCACATATTTATTAAGAGACTTACATGGGATTTTCAAATTCTCTCTTGGTTTTACGATTTAGAACCAGTgaattcttttctttattatactgcataattttatgttttaagGCCGATCTtacatgagattttcaaattCTATCTTGGTTTTGTGATTAAGTTTGGTTCTTGAACTTTTGAGTTTTGATGTACGTACTCTAATCAATAATAGATTTAGAATTTAGAATCAGTGAATTCTATTCTTTATTACGTATATATGTACATTTTTCCTTGCACACATTATATGTACATTTTTCCTTGCACACATTAGACGCAATAAGCTCAACCCAACTCGCTGAGTCTAATCTAGATCCGCCATTGAATTTCATTTTTCTAATGTTGAGATCAATATTCTTGGTGTATGTTTtcagagaaagaagaagagtaaTACTGGTGGACAACACAAAAAAGAAGAACTTGAAAAAGAGGTATGGGAGTGAGATTTTTTTATGTACCTTTCTTGAtggatttaattttttatatatatattgtaattaAATAGTTGTAAAAAAACATGACCAAAAAAGGTAGAATTGTACTTGGCATATATAGGTTATGGTCCATGTACCATTAACCTATGCACTCTTTTAGAAAATTAGTCATATATAACATATGAGAGTTACTAAATTTGCattttttgaaatctttatttattttggtgttaTAATATAAGGTTGCTGAGCTTAGAAAAATGTTGAATCATGAAGAAAAAGTGCATGAATTTCTGGAGAAGGTGTATCAAAGAAAGGATGATTCATCTTTCACCATTCCAAATTACCTTCCTCCTAAGgtaaaattttcattatttatgtaatgttcaaattttttttataacattATCGTTTGTTcagatataaaataattttaacataagcttagaacaaaaatatagaaaagtGAGATTTTCTTATTACTAGAATGCAAATCCTATCAGCCAAGAAtgcactttttctttttcttatttgcTAAAGTAATTTTGTGAATATGAAGAAAACAATCTTTTGCCATCAAGTTGGATGTGATGTTTACTTTCTACCTAAGTTTGATTTAACCAGCCATCCGTGTGAAACATATATAAGTGTGTGTGTATTTTTAGGTTATAattccaaaataattaattttgttctTTCATGTATACTAATGGATTTAACTTGATAGTGAAAAGAAATTTGAAAGTGCATAATATTTACCCATAGTTACCTTTAATCACTTTTTAGGTGATCTGATAacgtaaataaattttatacggttattgtatttatagaagtaAGCCCTATATATACACTAATTCGTATGAGTAGTGGCGCCAGAACTAGGTCGTGCAAGAGGATTGTTCATCCAAATCTCCTTTATTCGACAATTACACGTTATAAATAGAATGCaagttatatttttatgtatatacagTAAATATTGTTGAATCCCTTTAATCAATTTTATTGATCGTTTGCATCTTTAACCTAATAGTGCAAATTTTTTTGTAGATGAAGGAATTGTTAGGAGAACTTGCCATGGTTGAAAATGAAATAGCCAAATTAGAAGGCCAAATCAGCAAGATTCAATGTGATGTGAACAAGGAGAAAGAAATCAACAATATTGATCATCAAGCAAATAAGTCCAAACAAGGACTTATAAACAACAAGATGAAAATACAATGTCAACAACAAAACAATATATCTTCATATTCTTTGCCACCAAATCCAAATAAATTCAAAGGGCTAAATGATCAAAAAGTGCCATTTGAGACAAAGGCATTGCATTTCATTAGCAAAGCTATAAAAGGTGATTATGGTCTTAATGACTTTAGAATAAATAATGAGAAATTGTTACAACCAATGAAGTCATCAAAACTTATTGTTGATCAAGAAGAtgaaaatcaatttcatcaacaAGTTAGAACATTTGGAGAAAGAATTTCAAGGAAAAGTGGGATGATCAAGACTCCTTCACCTATGAGAGAACCAAGAAATCCAACACCTAGAGTAAgccctttatttatttttattatgatttaaatatatttggtaTGCCAGAAGtcatttttgcatataatatcGATTTAAGACAGGTTTAATGAAGTATTTACATAATCAGTGAAAATTTAAATAGTTGAGTCAACTTATTTGATATTAAAACGTAATTTTGGGTGTTGAggtaagtcattttcatgaaaaatagtttttacaagaaaaaaaaatcactttattatattaaataaatacaaCTCTTCTTAAATTTTGCCTTTACAACACCTATTCTATTGAGTCACGTTttattttcttgcatttttctagaaaatgatttatgtcaaaccaaacaatcaaccccccccccccccccacacacacacacacaccaaGATTATATGATGTTCTTTCTGCAAATTGCTTTTACTTGAGCAAAGAGTctataagaaataatttttctatctcCACGAGGTAAGAGTAAATTCTGCGTATAATCTACCCTTTCTAGACTGTACGTCTGTACCTGTAGATTAcattgggtttgttgttgtttatttgtataattttcttgactttaatcttcttcttttttaaatgtCTTTCAGAGAGAAAGAAATGCagaaatacccaaatttatgTCCACTCCAATGCATGAACTTCAACCAAAAATCATGCAAAGTCCAATTCCCACAGAAGAAGACACAATTCATAGATGGCCACCAAATAAATTATCAGAAAACATCATGAAATGTTTGGTGTTCATTTTTATAAGGTTGCTTAGAACAACACGTGCAATGGAGTTAgaaaaatcaggcccaattgcTAGTAGATCAAGCAATTTTTCATTGAGTTTTAGGGCCCATGAGCCCAATTCAAAAAATAGTACAGGCCTTTTGATCCAACAAAAAGATTCAAGACAACAAGATCCATATGGTATTTTTGATTCAGAAGAGTCCATTCCAAGAGATATTGGGCCTTACAAGAATTTGGTTAGATTTGCTTCAACATCTATGGAGCCCAAATGCATCTCAAATTCTAACTCCATTCCTCTATTTCAGAAGCTCAAGTATGTCCTCAATAACCTAATTTGagtattttatgttatttttagaTCATACTACATCGGATAGAGTTTAACTTCTATAAACTAACAATCTGTTTGATTTAGCCGATTGAGAGTAGTAGAAATCAATAAGTATCGAGTACTGAAAATGATCAATTTTATAGGGTGAAGTTCATTTTGTAAGTGgataattatgttttttttgatagaattgatgaaccTGATAATAAGCATTTCATGCATGTGTGTAGGAAAGATGATGTGTCCTTAAAACTTTTTACGGAAAATATCAATTTAGTAGTATTATGTTAAAAGGGAAGAATGACAAATATAAAGTCGAGAGATAATTATGAGATGTTATGTTTTAGAAACAATATTTagacattaaaaaaatatattaatgaaGGATAAAATTGTAAAAGACTAGATCATATCAAAATTGCTTATAAGTTGCAACATCATAAGTTGCTTTAATTTTAGCTGATTTTGACTTATTAGACATATGAGAGTCGGTCAATGAGGGTTAGGTCCGTTGGGTCAATTCAGCCCAACTCATGATATGATAGGCTTAGGCTAAGATTTTAGAGTCCGTTTAAGAATAGGGCTTTTTGGCCCGGCTAGTGTAAGCTCGTTGATTTGTAGGGTTTGAACAATGTGGATTGAGCAGATTTGTGGGCGAAATataaaaagggaaatttacataaatgtactacattaagaaaatatttaccatttatagcaataatattatttttttttatattagcgagaataatttataaaattcatataatacaagttttattcatggataatatatttaccTAAAAAGACAATGATTTTAGATTGAAGTCTACAATCAAATGTTTACTTAGTGTCAAACTTAATAAGTATTATTAATTCAAGACTTGGTTAACAAGTAGAAACACTATATAACATTGTCCTGTTGATATTTATGTTGACattttaaaattagaatttaaataatattttctttgtatTGTTGAAAATTGTGCAGGCTTATGATGAACAGTCTACAAAATGTAGATTTAAGATTGCTGAATTACCAACAGAAATTAGCATTCTGGATCAACATGTACAACGCTTGTATCATGCATGTACATtggatttaattttatttaattttttaaatataattaattcctttataaatctcaaaattcaTAACTTAAttaaaagcatatatatatttttgaattataatttcaGGGATTTCTTCAACATGGACTTCCTTCTAGTTCTACTCCAGAAAAGTTGTTGTCACTTATGAATAAGGTTAGTTATTACTCGATCtcgtgatttttaaaaataaatgtctCGAGTTCGAACtctaattaaattttcttaattatattaCCCTAATTAAATATGAACAACTTATAACATGCACAAGCATGTGGTCTAATTTTTATTTCAGGCAGCTCTAAACATTGGTGGAAATACAATAAATGCACATACAATTGAACATTTTATCTTGAGAAAACCAGTAAATTCACCTGCAAAAGAGGTAATTAGTattaattattcatattttttccaAACATTTCTTGAATATAATGTGTATGATTTCTTACATTTATAtgattgattaattaattaggtGAATCGAAAAGGTGAAAAGAAtgataaagaaaatacagtACGTGATCTACATGGACTTGAATCATTTGATCCAAATGTTATGTTTGCATTATGTTGTGGCACACGTTCTTCTCCCGCGGTAAGTTATTGCACGGACTTTTCACTTTCGATTTCGTATTTATGTcgagtttcttcaagaatatagtactatttttgaagaatccaaCATTAAAAAGTCCAATCAACATAACTTACTACTACGTTATTTTAGTTTATTAGTTTCCTACTCTTGTTTGTATCCGTATTTAGGTAGCTACTATTATTCTCAATATTTCACCTTTCTaaagtaaaattttatttgaagcAATATTTTTCCCCATAGTTTTAGTGAGCTGATTACATTGTCCAATACAAGTCTCTAGATAAAGGAGGAAATTAAAGTTAGGTTGgttaaacttaaaaaaatattatgataaattctcacaatacatatattttatgtgATATTAAATTGAGATAAGCTTAAATAATGAGATatgcaaaaaattaaaattcatataatCAATCTAAAACTTGTTTGAAATTGGAACATACAGTAGTAgttgtttttatgttattagATCTTTATACATTATTTTCAAAGGACAAATTAAATTTATCCACAAAATATGGTCTAGGTCAGATACAAAAGTTTATGGATTTTAGGCGataactttaatttttcttctcaTACATATTACTATGTGAATTAATATTTTAACACTTATATAATTTGAGTCAAAATTATTAAGTTATGCATCTCCAAAAGAAATGTGAAATGTTAAGTGGATAataatattgatatatattataaggttgaaaaatatttttttttaaagtcgACGGCTTttcgaaaaaaatatttctactCTATAAATACAGAGGTAGAGCCAGAATTTTTAGTAAaagggttcaaaatctgaaaatgtaGACACATGAACTAGTCGaaggggttcgacatctactatatatacataaaaaattattttaactatgtataaataatataaattttcgTCGAGAAGGGATAAAGTCTGTAAGGTGGCTCTGCCCCTGCATAAAGATAGGGATAAattctgcgtacattctactaTCCCTAAATCTCATTTATAGAACTATACTggatatgttattattgttatttagtTAGCTTGTTAATTAATTACAATGGAAATAAATATGCAGGTGAAAATATACACAAGTGATGGAGTTATAGCTGAgttagaaaaatcaaaattggaATACTTACAAGCTTCATTAATTGTAACAAGCAACAAGAAGATTGCAATGCCAGAACTTTTGCTAAGAAACATGCATGATTTTGCTCAAGATTTGGATTCATTAGTAGAATGGATTTGTCAACAATTGCCTACATCTGGTTCATTGAGGAAATCTATTGTTGATTGCTTTAGAGGACTTCATGGTGGGAAAATATCAACTATTGTTGAGAAAATACCTTATGATTTCGAGTTTCAGTATTTGTTATCTGTATAAAAATATCTTGTATAAGTACAGAGTTTGAATCGACAgaaaaacctttttttttctttgtaattTCTTTATTTCCGATGCCTTTCAAGATTCCATTTTGAGTACTTAGAGAAATATTATGTAAAGTGTATGCTACAATCAGTTCGATATACAAACTACTTCAATATTGAattatgtatatgtgtatatatgaatAACAATGACAGGTGAAAAAAATGATCACTTGTTGATAGAGTAAGAAAATACCttgtaatttttaattttgatatctGCTATTTGTATGCAAGTGTTTCGTAAGTATGATACTTGAATCGACAGAGAACCTTTCTAATCAACATTATTTcattctaaatttttaatttttgatacctctcaaaaaaaaatcttagaGTTAAGTGCATGTGAGATACTACAATATATTAGTGGTGAAAAGAAAGATGATCACTTGTTGATTGTGTATTGGAGACGTTAAATATTTTGATacgttacaacaacaacaacaacccagtgcaatcccacatcgtagggtctggggagggtaaagtgtacgcagacctgactcctaccaatgtaggacggctgtttccgaaagaccctcggctcattag
This region of Solanum dulcamara chromosome 9, daSolDulc1.2, whole genome shotgun sequence genomic DNA includes:
- the LOC129902952 gene encoding uncharacterized protein LOC129902952, producing the protein MANQQDLAVHFPAQIIRKKKSNTGGQHKKEELEKEVAELRKMLNHEEKVHEFLEKVYQRKDDSSFTIPNYLPPKMKELLGELAMVENEIAKLEGQISKIQCDVNKEKEINNIDHQANKSKQGLINNKMKIQCQQQNNISSYSLPPNPNKFKGLNDQKVPFETKALHFISKAIKGDYGLNDFRINNEKLLQPMKSSKLIVDQEDENQFHQQVRTFGERISRKSGMIKTPSPMREPRNPTPRRERNAEIPKFMSTPMHELQPKIMQSPIPTEEDTIHRWPPNKLSENIMKCLVFIFIRLLRTTRAMELEKSGPIASRSSNFSLSFRAHEPNSKNSTGLLIQQKDSRQQDPYGIFDSEESIPRDIGPYKNLVRFASTSMEPKCISNSNSIPLFQKLKLMMNSLQNVDLRLLNYQQKLAFWINMYNACIMHGFLQHGLPSSSTPEKLLSLMNKAALNIGGNTINAHTIEHFILRKPVNSPAKEVNRKGEKNDKENTVRDLHGLESFDPNVMFALCCGTRSSPAVKIYTSDGVIAELEKSKLEYLQASLIVTSNKKIAMPELLLRNMHDFAQDLDSLVEWICQQLPTSGSLRKSIVDCFRGLHGGKISTIVEKIPYDFEFQYLLSV